ATTTTATTTAGTTTTCCACTTGATTAAGTAGAAGAAAGGTGATTATATGACGAAAAAATATAAACCAGTCAGTAATAAAATTCCCAAAATGCTTCATGGTGCTGATTATAACCCGGAACAATGGGCAGAGTATCCAGGGATATTTGAAGAAGATCTTCGGTTAATGAAGCTGGCTAAATGTAACGTTATGTCTGTCGGCATCTTTTCCTGGGCAAAACTTGAGCCGGAGGAAGGTGTATTTAACTTTGATTGGCTGGACCATGTACTCGGGAAGTTAGCGGAGAATGACATCTATGTGTTTTTAGCCACACCCACTGGAGCGCGTCCTGCATGGATGTCTGAAGAGTATGAGGAAGTCCTGCGGGTCGGGCCAAACCGGGTAAGAAATCTGCATGGTCTAAGACACAACCATTGTTATACCTCTCCTGTTTACCGCGAAAAAGTTTCGATTATGAACAGTAAACTGGCGGATAGGTATTCCACTCATCCAGCGGTAATCGGGTGGCATATCTCCAATGAATATGGCGGGGAATGCCACTGTAATTATTGCCAGGAGGCCTTCCGTAAATGGCTGAAAGATAAATATGAGACGTTGGATAACTTAAATCATAGCTGGTGGACGACGTTTTGGAGCCATACGTATACGTCCTGGCCGCAAATTGAATCACCAGCACCACACGGAGAGAAGATGGTACATGGTCTAAATCTAGATTGGAAGCGATTTGTGACCGATCAGACGCTTGATTTTTATAAACATGAGGTTAAACCGCTGAAATCTGTGAACCCTGACTTGCCGGCTACAACTAACTTTATGGAGGCGTTTGAAGGGTTAAATTACGCGAAGTTCTCTGAAGCACTGGATTTCGTCTGCTGGGATTCCTACCCGACGTGGCATGATAATGAGGGCGATGTAAATCAAGCGGCTTGGGTGGCGATGAATCATGACATGTTTCGTTCCATCAAGGGCGGCCAGCCATTTTTATTGATGGAAAGCACGCCGAGCCTGACCAATTGGCAGCCAATCAGCAAACTGAAGAGGCCCGGCATGCATTTGCTGTCTTCCATGCAGGCAGTGGCGCACGGGTCAGACTCTGTTCAATATTTTCAGTGGAGAAAGAGCAGAGGATCTAGTGAAAAGTTCCATGGAGCGGTTGTCGATCATGTCGGAAACGAACATACCCGGGTGTTTAATGACGTTGCAAAAGTGGGCGAAACTCTTAATCAATTAGACGCTGTCGTTGGAACCTCAGTCGATGCCGAAGTGGCTCTTATTTTTGATACGGAAAATAGATGGGCTGTCAAAGATGCTCAAGGTCCCCGCAATCAGGGAGTCAAGTATGAGAAAACAGTAGCCGTGCATTATCAGGCCTTCTGGAAACAAGGAGTTCCTGTTGATGTCATCGATATGGACAGTGATTTATCTAAATACAAACTTGTCGCTGCCCCCATGCTGTATATGGTGAGGCCGGGAGTGGGAGAAAGAATAGAAGAGTTTGTGAAACAAGGCGGCACATTTGTAACCACTTATTGGTCCGGCATCGTAAATGAAAATGATTTAACCTTCTTAGGAGGATTCCCTGGTCCTCTTCGTCACACAATGGGCATCTGGTCTGAAGAAATCGACGGACTGTATGACGGACAGACGAATTCTATTAAATTCGGAGAAAATGATTTAGGAATTAGCGGAGAGTATATGGCTTATGAGTTATGTGACTTAATTCATGCAGAA
This window of the Halobacillus sp. Marseille-Q1614 genome carries:
- a CDS encoding beta-galactosidase, which gives rise to MTKKYKPVSNKIPKMLHGADYNPEQWAEYPGIFEEDLRLMKLAKCNVMSVGIFSWAKLEPEEGVFNFDWLDHVLGKLAENDIYVFLATPTGARPAWMSEEYEEVLRVGPNRVRNLHGLRHNHCYTSPVYREKVSIMNSKLADRYSTHPAVIGWHISNEYGGECHCNYCQEAFRKWLKDKYETLDNLNHSWWTTFWSHTYTSWPQIESPAPHGEKMVHGLNLDWKRFVTDQTLDFYKHEVKPLKSVNPDLPATTNFMEAFEGLNYAKFSEALDFVCWDSYPTWHDNEGDVNQAAWVAMNHDMFRSIKGGQPFLLMESTPSLTNWQPISKLKRPGMHLLSSMQAVAHGSDSVQYFQWRKSRGSSEKFHGAVVDHVGNEHTRVFNDVAKVGETLNQLDAVVGTSVDAEVALIFDTENRWAVKDAQGPRNQGVKYEKTVAVHYQAFWKQGVPVDVIDMDSDLSKYKLVAAPMLYMVRPGVGERIEEFVKQGGTFVTTYWSGIVNENDLTFLGGFPGPLRHTMGIWSEEIDGLYDGQTNSIKFGENDLGISGEYMAYELCDLIHAEGAEVLASYQDDFYAGRPALTVNQLGQGKAYYVASRNKQPFHDEFYSKLIKDIGVKKSLESKLPVGISAQTRTDGNHDYIFLMNFGEDKQAVKLPKGEFISMIDGASLSGKVELSPFGFSILKRELNDVRI